The genomic DNA CCGACGTCTGGTCGCTCGGGCCGGTATGCTGTGGAGGACAGCAATGGCTTGTGCAGGGGGGCAAGTTGGGTGTGTAGCGATCTGTACATGCCGTCCCAGGCCAACGAGTCGGTTCGGAGCTGGAATAAGAATATGTAGATGAAGGGTCGGTTGGCATATACCACCACCCGTagcttcttggtcttgttaCGATCTTGGCTGTCGAATTCAGTGTTGGAGGTATCCGCGGGCTGGCCCTCCTTATCAGAAACGCCTTCCTCAGCTAGCTCAGTGTTTTGGCTGCCCAGGTCCTTGGTCATCTTTGACTCAGGCTtatcctcgccctctttcTCAAGCTCGACGGTGAGGGTGCGCAAGAGGGTTCTCGAGTTGGGGTCGGCTGCATCTGCTGGGTCTTGGGCGTCTGGATCGTCCTCCTTACTCGTTGGTTCCTCGATATCACCCATAAGCCCAATGAGATAGCGGCCGGTGCTAAGAGAAGGCTGTCGTGATTTGGGAGCCTCTTCCGAAGTGGGAATCTGCTGTTCGCTGGCCTCAGCGGCTGGGACCTCTTGTTCCGCAGCTGGAGTAATTTCCGTGATCCTTTTCCCAGTCAGAGACCAAGATGTCCCGTATCCCATCTTCATGTACCCAAAAAGTGTATCCATACCGCCCTTTCCTGCTTCATCGGCACCCTTTGAAGATTCACCACTACTTCTAGAAGATGCagcctgttgttgttgttgttgttgttgcttgccctccttagcagcagcggcagccttcCTTCCAGcagctcttctccttctcgcaGCCTGTGATCGAGTCGCAGTAGGGCTGTCGTTCACTCCATATGCATTCTCCCCAAACATATACATATCTTCCATCCAGAATGTCAGGGCTCTCAAGGAATTCCTGGACAGCGCTCCAGTCCCGAGAAAAACCGCTCCATCTTCCGCTCCAGGTTCAATTCCGTTTCCAAGCCACttttcatcttcctcattATCTTGCTCATCTTCAGAAGGAGCCTTTCCATATCTTCCGACGACCAAGTCAACCAGCCCTTCTGTTCTTTCGACCAACCCTTCCAATActtccctctccccgctgcccctttcttcctccccaaccccgatCCCCAGCTCTCCACAGGCAGCAATCTTGATACCCCCAAACACGGCGCACGCCGGATTACCGTGGAGCATCACATTCCAGGTACTGAGAAACAGATCCCAGTACCGCCCCAACACCGCCACAAACTTTTGCCTCTGCGTCTTGACAAACAAGGCCGAAAGCGAGCTAGCATGATGCAGCAAAAACACCGAATGTGCCCTCAGTAAATTCTGCAACAACAGCGACGTAGGCTTGACTTCCCTGGAGCTATACTCCATCTTCCTTTCCGCCCCTGCCTCCCCAGTACTAGCAGAAGGCAGCTGCGTAAGATCAATCGACTATCCCGCTCATCTTGTCAGTAACATACTTCACCTCCCCATGCcaggcaaaagaaaaaaatagTAAAAAACTCACAGCcaaaatccaccaccccggcTCCAACtcatacaccaccaccctcctcctctccgtctcaatcccctccaccgcctttCCCCCCGCAAAACCCCTACTAaactccaccatcccctgcGCCAGCCCAACCTGCCTCAACCTCTCATTCCTAATCTCCCTTGACACCTGCTGCTCCATCCCACCAGTCAAAGACCGATGCcgtctcctcttctttttcaaACTCCCACCTTGCGACGAGGCATGCTGCTCGTTCAGCGAGGCATAATACACAATCTGGTCATTGACGCTGttctcatcatcgccgtcgtcgcCAGACCGCGAAGACAAACTCGGGTTGTAAATCGCCAGAAACCCAAGCTGGGCCGGGATGATGgacggtgccgccgccggtggtgagatgatgggaggtggcaggagggaggggggtggtgctgccatttttttctctctttctatTTTGGTTTTCTTAAGGACCCAAAAGCCGATGCGCGGCGGTATAAGTTGAAAGATGATATATAACAAATCCCCAGTCTAGAAAGCCAGAGGGAGACAAAATGGCAGGTTAGGTAAGATAAGTTAGATACCGTCAGAGGTACTTGGGATCGCTTTACCCCGCCGGATCTGGCCTGATGACAAGTCAGTACCTGTCGATGTTGACAGGGCGGGTCCAAATTGAAGAAATGGCAAGTTGCGCTTCCCCTCAAAACGGAGATAAATGGCAAGAGCACTTGACGAGACCCTCACAAGTGAGGGATGCTAGGTTAGGTACACACTGTGCATGTTGTTAGGGGAACGGCGCCGAAGGAGTGTCGTCATAGCGAGCGCCAATTGGCTGACCTCTATCTACACTGTGGAGATCCCCGCACTGTGGAGAACCGTCCACGTATTGTATCGGCGCGTCCGACACTAACAAACGATGGGAGCGTTGACCGGTTCAAAAACGGTCAATAGCAAAACAGAGGCCAAGTCATGATACTTGAAATTGAATTCTTGTCATCAAATATGACCGACTGTACACGCTAGAAGAACATATACTCAAGTCCCCTCGCAAACCGAACATGCCCGCCCACTCAAGAACTCCGATTCACAGCGCCTCTCTCACTGACCTGAGAACCAAAAGCGCCCCTTGGATACCTTATCCACCCTGATGCGTAACAGAACACCTCCTACCCGGCCCAAATGcatgttgtgtgtgtgtattgTCCACCTGCCATCCATCGAACCTGCGATACAAAACCCAACAAGCACGCCGAATTAAAGCCCataaaacaaaacaagaaatGAAAAAGAACACGAAGAAGGAAAGTACAAGAGGTCATGACGCGTAGAGGCATCTCAGTTAGTACACCTCGTTCGGGTATCATGCGCACCCGACAATGTTGAATGGAAATTAAAGCCGAGGTCGTAGTGCACCCCTTTGACGATGCTGAAAAAAACAATCCCGAAAAGCACAGGATTGCGTAAATAATGACAAAATACAACCGTCGGCGGCGATGGGGCGGTTACGTAAAAAAAAGCTTGGAAAACGCCAAACTCTTTAGACGTCAATCTCCATCCTCGAAGCGATGTCCTCGCTCACACCCCGCCCGAAGTGGCTGTCGTCGGCAGCCAGGTCGAGGTTGTCATCGTAATCGtagtcatcgtcgtcgtcgtagtgGTATGAGACGTCGCCGTCGGCATCGCGGTTCCATATTAAACCGTCATCCATGTCGTCGTCACTGATTTCGATCCGCTCGGCGACTCTATCGCCTAGCCAGAAGATGGCTCGCTTGTTCGCGCCAACAGTGTCATCATCCTGATTGTCGGCCCACGACTGGGTGCTTCCCCGCGACAGGAGGGCATGCGGTCTGACACTGGGGCTCTGGCTCATGACAGGCACGCCTCTAACGTGGATGTAGCAGACTCTCTTCAAggccttgttgaagaagaagtagtGGAAGGCCCAGATGGCaccctcatcgtcctcaaaGGGGTCATTGGCGGGTTGGTATGAGAAGATGCTGCACTCCTTCAGATCCATCTCCTGGTCGATCAACGACCACATCTCAGGGCCCCaaggtggggatggtgagaCGCCCGTGTCAAACTCGGACACCTTGGAGGACGGGGAGTCGTAAGCGGCCATTGGGTCGAGGAAGTTGGTGTTTGGTCGCACGCTGTGGAGTGTGTTGTCAATGTGGGCCATGACGGAGCGCAAGACATTCTCGCGCTTGAAATCGCCCGGGCGGAGAACCTTGGAGAAGTCATAATCAGTGTGCGATGCGTTGAGGGTCGCGATAAGGTAGGCGAAGGTGCGCCGGTTCGACACCTCGTTTAGGGAGCCAAAGGGCGAGGAGCGCTCCAGGTTAAGACTCGCTGCCATTGAACTGCGCCGAGGTGGGGAAAGGCTTGCGTCGAACTTGAGAAGGGCGGCATGTTGTGACTCGAGGGATTGGGAGATATTCTTGTAGAGCTTCTTGTCCGAACCGGCGGCCTTGGTCGTGTAAAGATCACAGCTGCCTTGTATGTGACAATCGGGTGTATCAAAGTTGAGGGCGCTCGTCACTTTGTCGAACGCTGGGAGAGATAGGTACTGTCGCGGCTTGTCAGCTCGCTGCCCTGGCATAAACGGCAACTATGATGTCAAGTGTCCACAGCACGCATACCTTCATTTTGGAAGCTGATAGCGGTGGGAAGCAGACTTTGCAAGGTGTGATATCTTAGGGAGATGTGCTCTGGAAAAAGTAGCCCTATCTTGCGGGGGCATCAAGACAGGAACGTATCGTAAGATGGAGATGCGGAAGGTTGTCGGATGGGCGCAGCGCGTGACCAACCAGGCGGAGTGGTGTGAATTGTGGGTAATGTTGACGGATCTGGGATGCTGAGCAGCTGTCCTGTTGACGTGATGCTTCGAAAAACTGATGAAAAGGCCGAGAAACTGAGAGATGGCTTCGGGAGGAAGTGGTGCGCAATCCTGGGAATGTCGCAGAAGACTGCctgtgttgtgtgtggtCACTGATAAAGAACAAAGAGCCAAGTttcggcgggggtggtgtggtgttggtgagttgCCGGGGACGATGCGATACGATGATGCGATATGGCGCGGCGCCAGATGCTGGCTGATTCGTGATCAAAGGCACGTTTGAGAAACGCCTTTTGCACAGTTGAAACCCAGAAAGAGGGGAAGTGGAAAGCAGGAAAAGAAGCTGGTTGCTGTTTTAGTCGAATGTCTTTCAGCTGGCGGTCTGGGTCGGTGTTCGAGGTGCTGCATCATCTGGCCGCTGGCTCTGCCCACGTTGGCTTGGCCTGACCTGGCCCAGGTAGCGTAATCCCGGTTTCGGGCGGGCACGGGGGTAAATGATCGGCAGTCCCaggtcctccaccaccccttcccccttttccgaACCCGGCACTTCCGTCATCATGCTGTCAACCATGAACGAATGGGAAACTCTCTTGTAACCACGGGCTGAATCTGTGAATAGCATCAGGTATAGGACTCGCAATCACATCTCAGCATCTCCCAACAAACCCTTCAAACACATGGTCGCAATGCGGGTGACAGATTCAAGTAGGGTTGGTGGAGCGCCTTGGTAGCGTTCCAATGTTGTAGTTATTAGTAAGTCGAACTGACGTGTGCCGGGTGCTTGCTGGTCTCCTCAAAATGCATTCCCGAGGATGACCTGTGCGTTGCATGCAGTCCTTCTTTGCAGACCAGCACCGACAGACAGCCAAGTTATCTACACAATGCCCATATCTAATATCTAAGGATGGAGTTTGCTCCCTCCTCATGGGTAAATGTAGCCTAGCCCAATGCCTTCCCGCTGTTGCCGCCTGCCACGGCCTGCCATGGTCTGCTTCTTTGCAGCCAGTCTGTTCCTGCCTATAGCCATCATTTCCGTGTCCGTGCTGTATTTATTGTGGTAACCGTCTTCGTCGCCTTCGGTTTGTTGGTTTGTTCGTCTTTCCTTCGTCATCTAGGGGGTATCATGCCGCGTCTGCCGCCTGCTTCACAGGATTCCTGCCTCTTTGAGAGccttctcgagctcttcCGAAGTCTGTGTCGCATGTGTAAGCCAGCGCACTCAGTCAAGTCATGTATGATCTTTGTGTCGCCGGTGCACAGTTTGAGGGAGGGACCTGCTGCCCAAAGTGGGAAGGGTGAGTGAATCCGTGGAGAGAAAGAGGTGCAAGTGATGATGCCGATCCTCTACATGATCTTGgtgacctcatcctcgacctgAGGGGATAGGGTTGACGTGTCAGTAAGATCACCAGACTTGGCCGCAATAAGGGACTCGCGTGGAATGCCGTGAtgaggaaaagaaaggcGAGGCATCTCTGCCAAGCAGTCAACGAGTGGTGGGGAAAGAAACCAACCTCCATGTCCTCAAGGGCATCCTGCTGGGAGATGCATCGCAACACATTCTTCTTGCTGCTTTCCTGCAGTTCTCCCGCCAGCAATAGCTCGTCAAGGATGTAATAGGCTTTGGTGAAAGAGAAGATAATATCTAGCTCGCACACATTGCCGTAGTACTTGTCCATCTGCTCAACATATCGGTGGATGATTTCGAGCGTGATCAGTTCGTTGTCTTCAGAGGAGCAGCcggcgatgaagaagagggaggcatATCGGCGATAGACAATTTTGGTATCTGTTGATCATGCGGTCAGTATGCTGCCCGAAAAGATATCACCACTGGCATTCTCCGAAGTAGGCATGACACACCCTTGTACTCCAGAAAGTTGCACATCCGGGTTCGTCTGGCAAGAACAAGCTGTGAGACGTCCTTGACAATCTTGGCTTTGTCCTTTGGGGACAAGGTGGTGAACCACTTGGCCAGGCGCTACAGCTGAGGTTAGGATAGATGTTCGTTGAAGCGACCGTGATGTGGGAGACAATGAGAACTGACCACCTTGCCCTGGCGCgaaaggaggatgagataGCTGCAAACACGGTAATTAGCGCAAAGAGCCTGGATGGCAGCACTGCAGGATAAACTGCTTACTTGATGGCCATGATGAAGCTATTCAGGCTTCACCGACTGGCAGGAAGTTGTGTAGgtgtgagggaggagtgggtgttGTCAGGATGGTCTTGGGGAAAGTCGGTTGGCATGCTTCCATGAACAAAGTCTCCTTGCTCCAACCATCTGGAAGGTCGGCCACGACTGGACGCTCGGCCTGGGGAAATTTGGCGCCTCCCCAATCGCCGATGATGAGTGCCTGAGGAACAAACTTGCAGCGCTTGGACCCAAATTTGGCGGGGCAATCCCTGGGCAGCTTGGGCAGATCGCCCACTGGACATCTCGAACGCCTCACAAGTGGGATCGATGGTGGGCGTGGTGGGGTAGTATACCCGACTTTCCGTCAAGGTGTGGTTGTTCCGTCGTCACCGTCCTTCGCCATGGTCTGTGAAACCCTTTCAACAACTCATTAGAACTCCAAGTCTCGGCTCACTGAATAAGATATCTCTTCACCCAGCCAGTGCTCCTCGGGTGCACTGTGCAGCTTCGGCTTACAGCGGGTCAGACAACCTCGGAGCAGCAGAGTCTCAGTGGAAACAACTTCCTTATTCATCGCTTCTTGTCTGGGCTTTGAAAGTGTGGGTAGAGTTCCTGAAGGGACGACCTGGGTATGGCATGTGGGAGGTTCTAGGTCCCTCCCCACGCTCCGCGACAGAGTCcgttgatgaggtgggaCGGGCTTTCATCCCACGCTCTCGAATCACAAGGTCAATATTGAACAGTCTGCTCCCATCATTACTACTCCCTGTTGAAGCTGGTTCGATTTCCGCTTTGGGTACATCAATCCGGCTCTTCGAGAGAGGTACATATACTAGACCTCTCCCAGTCGTTCAGGGTACACTTTCCTATATAATCACGCCTCATGAATATTCAACCGTTTGTCACTACCCAGTGTACATTctcacatcaccaacacacaTATTGACGAAGCAAGCTGGCGGGGCTCCTGTTGTTCTGACATGAATCATTAATAATTCATTGGAACCCCACCAAGAGAGAACGCCTGCTGCGCTCGCGCTGTGCCATCCTCGAAATCTCCAACCTTTGCTCTTCTCTCTATGCGATTTCTAAAACTGTTCTACTTGCTCCTGGTGGACACCGGACAATCAATTTGGTTATTCCTGACcggaagaaagaaacaacTTGGGGGAAAGCGAACCATGGCAAAGCTGATACTCTCTACCGGGTAACTCTCGACCTCCCCgtttctccccatcccatccctcccccttcccttcccttgcCGCGCTGGCGCTGTGACTGTGTCGCATGAGAGTGGCTGCTGATTGCGTGATTTGGCATCTATCTAGGAACATCGTCTCGGGCggcccctccatcatccgcAAGCCGGGCGCATATCGATCCAACCTTGAACTCACCAATTCGCTCCGAAGCAACTTCCTGGCCGCACAGGAGGATTACgctaccgccgccgccgacgacgaagccCAGGACGGGAAGCTACATGCTAACGGCGGAGTCGAAAATGGCGCAGCGAAGAGCAATGGCAATGCACTGCACGTAAACACAGAGACGGGTGGACGCCCTCCAGTATCGGTCTGGACTGCCGAAGAGGATGGCGCCCTGTATGTACCCCGCATCGATTGGTCAGAGGCAGGCCTGCAGGAAGAGCCGTTGCAATACAGCATCACGGTCAAGCTCTTTTTCTTGCCGTCTGCCTCTGTCGAAAGGCGGGCGCAGTTTGCAAAGAAGGCGCTGGACTTGGTGCtgaaggagctggatgcgCCAGCTATCGACCTGCTGATTGTATCCTTCCCCGGCATGTCCTTTGAGGGCGACTGCGAATGGGAAGCCGACAGACACAACGCGGTTCAGGgcaacgacgaggaggagctcgcAACTTGGGCGGCGATTGAGGACTTGCACAGAGCTGGACTGGCCAAGAGCATCGGCCTGGCCGAGTTTGGCAGCGAGAAGCTCGCTCGCTTCCTCCAGAGGGTACAAGTCCGGCCGTCGGTCAACCAGATTAATATCAAGAACTGCTGCAatgtaccaccaccactcacgaagttggccaaggaggaaggtATCGAGCTGCTGGCGCATAGCGACTGCATCGACATTCTTCCCGAGGGAACACTGAGGGAGCTGCTCGGCCAGGGGCTCGGTGGAGCTGGTATACTCGCTGATCCAGAGACGGGAGCCGGTGGACTGAAGGGAGATTTAGCACCGCAATGGGTTGCCAAGTACACAGCCGTGGTGCGGGACCGGGGGGTGATTGAGAATAAGGGGTACTTTGCCGGTGCTGAGCTGACAGAAGGTTGAGACCGGAAGTAATCTAGAAATATTCTGGGGTTTACATATGGGTGGTTATCTGCTCTTTTTTGGGTACTGGATCAGACATGATATCAAGCGGAGTGTATGTATGTTACGACCAAGATGCATGTAGCGAGCATCGCTGTTTTTGATTCTGTTTTTCGTTGTGGTCCTTGTATTATCCAAGCAtactcctcttcctcccgcGCATCCTGACATCTTCGAGCTTGTGAAGCACCCCCGGCGCCTTCTTGAAGGCTTCCCTATACGAGTCCAAGATGTGGTGAAATAACCTCTCCGCCCTGGGATGTGTACTCGCGAACGCTCTTTCCAACACGTAGAGATCTACCGCCCGGTCCTCGTCCGACTGACTCTGCATTGCGAGCCCAAAgtcaatcaccaccacatcgcCCGCTAcagcctttgccttctcagccttgtccCCGTGCCCGTTTGGTAGTCTGTCGTCTGCCCATGGTCTCAGCATCATGTTGCTCGTCGTCAGATCTCCGTGTACCACGCCCGTCCTGTGAAGCGCCCCGACGGCGACTCCAATCCTCTTCATAAGATCGATCAGGGGCGTCTCGTCTTCCTGGCTGTGATCCACAACGTCATCGTCCTCTGGCCGCTCCCCTAGCCATTTGTTAATTCCTACTCTGACCGGCTGTCCCTCGATCCACTCAATCATCATCCAGCCGGCAGCGGCATCTTTGGCGAGAACAGCCGGTACTGGGACGCCCTCACGGTAGCAGCGGTCGAGGACTTTGGCTTCGGAGGAGATGCGGGCTTTGTTGAGGCGGACGTCGAGAATGGGGTGGCGGTAGGGTTTTGGCGGGCGGTACTTGAGGGCGCAGAACTGGTCTggttggaagggggagggcgttTTGTAGAGACGGCCTTCGGCACCTtgagtgatgaggatgggcTTGTGGGcaggggagagggtgaggatttttggtggtgggaattCGGTTGCTGGTTCTGTCATGGTGGGCGAATCTGCTTTCTTTTGTCTGGCGGAAATCTCGAGGTTCTTGTCGTCGGCAAGTGTGAGTTTGTTGGGACAGATATCCTGTTCAATATTTTGGCGGTCGCATTTGTTTCCTTGGACGTTGAAGAGGGGCAGTTGAAGAAAGTGGGATGGATCATGGAGGGGCAGAAATGTTATCCACTTGATCTGCCGCCCACGCGGAGCTATGTAATGCTGTGGAATGGGCTATGCCCGATGCAAGGGGAAGACTTGGTGTCTGTAACGTTTAAAAGACCGTttatctctctcttcttcttttgtctttACCAAAAACTTCTCCAGACCTTGTCCACATACGCTTAGTGACTTCGGAAGGCATCCAAGACCTACGATTGTTTGTCCTCTCGAGTCGGCAAGCCCTTCCGATGTGAAGCACTCTCTCTTGATAAACTTCAGCACGACCTGATCCACCACACCTCGAAGTCCCATCCTTTCAAAGATCAGAGGACATCTATCATCATCAGCGAGGACTGCGAATATGAAGCATCAATCGAGGAACCGCCAACAGCATCGCGGGGTTCTCAAGCGGCAGAATGTGATCACGTTCGGCGGCTCGCACCCCTGTCGGTGCGGGCGGTGAGGTCACCACCTCTCACAGCCAGAAAGCAGGAAACATGTGCCTGGTCCAGGGTTCGGGTcgttcggtggtggtgagcgggGGACAATCAAGTGACGTTCCAGCAGCCACTGTCTTTGCAATCACACACCAACGAGTGAAAAAAGCCCAGCCATCTTTCTTCCTGGCTTCTGATGGTTCGAAAGACGCCAACAATGTCATGTCGTTCGCCTACCATGCCCTGAGAAATTAAGGAACCAGCGCAGTAATCCAGGCACACGCACCACTACTGGCAAAATGACAGCGGTTGACAACACATCAGCGGGCCTCGGCGGGGACAGCTATGCCCAACAGTGGATCCTCATGCTGGCCCTTACTACCCTCGTCCTCTCGCTAGCCATCCTATCGCAGTTTGCAACCTGCTATGCAAGAGCCTACATTGATGCGCCCAGCGAGGTGTCTGCTTTTCTGGATGCCATTGATAGCTCTATCGCCGAGAACGAGTCCTACGACCATGATATCGCCAAGGTGAAGCGGTTGGACGATAAGCTGCGGCTGGGGAAGTTGTTGCACGACATTCAGAAAGCAGGGGATGTGCTGAGAGAGGCGCTTAATGCGTTGATGGAAGAAAGGGAGGGCGAGAAGAGGGCAGCCCAACTACGGACCGGCGCGAGATTACTATGGGCTAGTCACCGACAAGAGTTGGAGGATAAAGTGCGCCGGATGGATCTGTTGAGGATGCGGTTTCTGGTCGTGCACATGGGGATTATCTCCAGTAGGGCAAGTGACACGGTGGCAATGGCGAGCAGGACGAATGGAATGGTTATCAATGCGAGCACCAGACGAGAGCCGTCACAGAGGCCACTGCCGCCGGCAAGCCCACCTATGACACCTGAGCCACCACccttaccaccaccgcaacgcGCGTTTACAGATTCGCCCATCAAGTCCAAGCCACCTTTGAGGAGGCTAACGGTACATTCGATGGGCCATCCAGAAGCAATAGAGGTACCGCATCGAACGGGGTGGGCAGGTGTAATGCAAGAGCTTCAGAGAAGCCCGGTATTGAGAGAGAGGCACGCCAGCATCGAGCTTGCCATGTCTCGAGCGGTTTGTTGACGAACTGTTATGAATACATACGACGTCTTGACGATTATGATCATTACGACCTTTATGGCATTCCAGCATTCGGCGTTCGCGTCAGCCAGCTTCATTCAAAAATGGAAGAATAGTGGAATAGGTCTATGGCGATGTTGATGGGTGCTGGCAGGATTGGTTTGCAGTTGTTTGTCTGGTGTACTTTGACACGATACCCTTTTTAGTCCCTTTTTCCGGTTGTTCGAGCAACAAAGCACATGTTCCGTTACATTCTGGTTGATCTGTCTTCACTTTGAACTCTTCAGTACTTGTATAATCACCATACCATTGGTGGCTTTAGATGTATACAGGTCTTCTGAGATGTAATTGTACAATCACACTTATACAAAACTGTATCGTCCTTCTAGTGAGCAGCATCGGGACCTGTTCCGTTTCTTTCGCCaactgttttgtttttgtcaGCATAACCGCCACCCAGCTGGAAAATGGAGCGAAAACCTACCATCAAGAGCAACCAAGAACCGACTGACACAGTTGTAGCATGCAACCTGTTATGTTGTTAGCTATTTTGTTGCATTGTTGTTTCTCAGGTAAAAAACAAAGCTTACAGTAGCAGTTATCTCAACCATCTCCTTGTCGCTGAAGATCTCTCTCATCTTGGCAAACGTCTCATCCCTCACCTGAACGTTTCTTGTCATCTCATCCGTATAGCAAGTAACAGCCCACTGCTTATCCGTAAGCTCGGCATGCTTCTGGGTCTCACCCAAAACGAGAGGCTGCTCAGTCTTGATGGCGTTCATGCCCTCCTTGCTCACACCACCCTGCTCGGCGAGGGGAGCATGGTGAGCCCACTCATACCAGGCCCGGTTGACAACGGCAACGCGGGAGATGGCAATCTCACGAAGGTCCTGAGggatggtggtcttggtgcGGACCGCGCCGAGGAAGGAGTTCCAGCCGTCAGCAACCGGGGGTGAATGAAGGAGGGTGAGATccaggggttgaaggggacgggggtggcggCGGGTCTGGATGCGCTGGACGatctcagcctcctcgggGGTGGCCGTTGGGGGTGGGTCGGCGATGTAGGGGAGACGCATTTTGCGAGTTTGATATTGGGGATAGGGGATATCTTGTTTACCTAAGAGTCAGTACTTGTATAAACATATGAAGCTCGAGTCATTCTCATCTTGTGATGAGAGACAGCAGGTAGCACTTACAACACCGGCAGTTGCCTAATCGAGGTCTGAGACAAGGCCTGAGAATGGAGGTTACCTTCATGTGAACTCACCTTtgagaggaaaagagaaagatcAACAATGATTCAGAC from Podospora pseudoanserina strain CBS 124.78 chromosome 2, whole genome shotgun sequence includes the following:
- the BUD32 gene encoding serine/threonine-protein kinase bud32 (COG:T; EggNog:ENOG503NVEV); translation: MTEPATEFPPPKILTLSPAHKPILITQGAEGRLYKTPSPFQPDQFCALKYRPPKPYRHPILDVRLNKARISSEAKVLDRCYREGVPVPAVLAKDAAAGWMMIEWIEGQPVRVGINKWLGERPEDDDVVDHSQEDETPLIDLMKRIGVAVGALHRTGVVHGDLTTSNMMLRPWADDRLPNGHGDKAEKAKAVAGDVVVIDFGLAMQSQSDEDRAVDLYVLERAFASTHPRAERLFHHILDSYREAFKKAPGVLHKLEDVRMRGRKRSMLG
- a CDS encoding hypothetical protein (COG:E; EggNog:ENOG503NXMX), translated to MRFLKLFYLLLVDTGQSIWLFLTGRKKQLGGKRTMAKLILSTGNIVSGGPSIIRKPGAYRSNLELTNSLRSNFLAAQEDYATAAADDEAQDGKLHANGGVENGAAKSNGNALHVNTETGGRPPVSVWTAEEDGALYVPRIDWSEAGLQEEPLQYSITVKLFFLPSASVERRAQFAKKALDLVLKELDAPAIDLLIVSFPGMSFEGDCEWEADRHNAVQGNDEEELATWAAIEDLHRAGLAKSIGLAEFGSEKLARFLQRVQVRPSVNQINIKNCCNVPPPLTKLAKEEGIELLAHSDCIDILPEGTLRELLGQGLGGAGILADPETGAGGLKGDLAPQWVAKYTAVVRDRGVIENKGYFAGAELTEG
- a CDS encoding hypothetical protein (COG:S; EggNog:ENOG503P2JB), translating into MAAPPPSLLPPPIISPPAAAPSIIPAQLGFLAIYNPSLSSRSGDDGDDENSVNDQIVYYASLNEQHASSQGGSLKKKRRRHRSLTGGMEQQVSREIRNERLRQVGLAQGMVEFSRGFAGGKAVEGIETERRRVVVYELEPGWWILASIDLTQLPSASTGEAGAERKMEYSSREVKPTSLLLQNLLRAHSVFLLHHASSLSALFVKTQRQKFVAVLGRYWDLFLSTWNVMLHGNPACAVFGGIKIAACGELGIGVGEEERGSGEREVLEGLVERTEGLVDLVVGRYGKAPSEDEQDNEEDEKWLGNGIEPGAEDGAVFLGTGALSRNSLRALTFWMEDMYMFGENAYGVNDSPTATRSQAARRRRAAGRKAAAAAKEGKQQQQQQQQAASSRSSGESSKGADEAGKGGMDTLFGYMKMGYGTSWSLTGKRITEITPAAEQEVPAAEASEQQIPTSEEAPKSRQPSLSTGRYLIGLMGDIEEPTSKEDDPDAQDPADAADPNSRTLLRTLTVELEKEGEDKPESKMTKDLGSQNTELAEEGVSDKEGQPADTSNTEFDSQDRNKTKKLRVVVYANRPFIYIFLFQLRTDSLAWDGMYRSLHTQLAPLHKPLLSSTAYRPERPDVGGAAATAQIYDLVWDPKLLTIHSTIPNIPEPVSVTAHGVKKPGAWTRVESLNTHNQILNVYSNTRDDLSEFERTCKTSRGWWIVWTRILERSSKSTDGSLTPTITTATSTTGTATITGWVDGHGSSDGGGSEEGGQRGEVGVTKEIILIRRASDHGGGGLRGVSTSYIASGSAGGGEGGGGGWADGATKLAQGIGVDTRRYIEALLSLNR
- a CDS encoding hypothetical protein (EggNog:ENOG503P32P; COG:S), which translates into the protein MKVTSILRPCLRPRLGNCRCYIPYPQYQTRKMRLPYIADPPPTATPEEAEIVQRIQTRRHPRPLQPLDLTLLHSPPVADGWNSFLGAVRTKTTIPQDLREIAISRVAVVNRAWYEWAHHAPLAEQGGVSKEGMNAIKTEQPLVLGETQKHAELTDKQWAVTCYTDEMTRNVQVRDETFAKMREIFSDKEMVEITATVACYNCVSRFLVALDVGERNGTGPDAAH
- a CDS encoding hypothetical protein (EggNog:ENOG503P2N6); the protein is MTAVDNTSAGLGGDSYAQQWILMLALTTLVLSLAILSQFATCYARAYIDAPSEVSAFLDAIDSSIAENESYDHDIAKVKRLDDKLRLGKLLHDIQKAGDVLREALNALMEEREGEKRAAQLRTGARLLWASHRQELEDKVRRMDLLRMRFLVVHMGIISSRASDTVAMASRTNGMVINASTRREPSQRPLPPASPPMTPEPPPLPPPQRAFTDSPIKSKPPLRRLTVHSMGHPEAIEVPHRTGWAGVMQELQRSPVLRERHASIELAMSRAVC
- the VAS2 gene encoding AP-1 adaptor complex sigma subunit Aps1 (COG:U; EggNog:ENOG503NUB0): MAINYLILLSRQGKVRLAKWFTTLSPKDKAKIVKDVSQLVLARRTRMCNFLEYKDTKIVYRRYASLFFIAGCSSEDNELITLEIIHRYVEQMDKYYGNVCELDIIFSFTKAYYILDELLLAGELQESSKKNVLRCISQQDALEDMEVEDEVTKIM
- the MAF1 gene encoding RNA polymerase III-inhibiting protein maf1 (BUSCO:EOG09263FKC; EggNog:ENOG503NXHA; COG:K), whose amino-acid sequence is MKQYLSLPAFDKVTSALNFDTPDCHIQGSCDLYTTKAAGSDKKLYKNISQSLESQHAALLKFDASLSPPRRSSMAASLNLERSSPFGSLNEVSNRRTFAYLIATLNASHTDYDFSKVLRPGDFKRENVLRSVMAHIDNTLHSVRPNTNFLDPMAAYDSPSSKVSEFDTGVSPSPPWGPEMWSLIDQEMDLKECSIFSYQPANDPFEDDEGAIWAFHYFFFNKALKRVCYIHVRGVPVMSQSPSVRPHALLSRGSTQSWADNQDDDTVGANKRAIFWLGDRVAERIEISDDDMDDGLIWNRDADGDVSYHYDDDDDYDYDDNLDLAADDSHFGRGVSEDIASRMEIDV